TTCTTGGCGCCGGCATCGATGTGCTTCTGGCAGCCTTCTTCCGTCAGGAAGAAACCGGTGCAATCAATAACCAGATCCGCTCCGACTTCGTCCCACTTCAGATCTGCAGGATCACGCTCGGCGGTCAGGCGGATCTTCTTGCCATCGACAACGAAGTTGTTACCGTCAACAGCTACGTCCTTGGGGAAACGGCCATGTACGGAATCATACTTGAGCATGTAGGCCAGGTAATCCGCATCCAGCAGATCGTTGATGCCAACAATCTCGATGCCGGGGAAATCATTGGTTACTGCGCGGAACACCATACGGCCAATGCGGCCAAAACCATTAATACCGACTTTGATAGTCATAAGTTTTCTCCAATTCTTCAGAACAAAATACGAACTGGCGCCTCCCCGCCGGGAAGGCGCCGGGGAATTACATTACACCTTTGACCGCGCCAACCACATGATCCACGGTGAAGCCGAAATGCGGGAACAGTTCGTTGGCGGGAGCAGATTCACCAAAGCGGTCGATACCGATGACCCGGCCAGTATTGCCTACATACTTGTACCAGAAGTCGGTAACACCGGCTTCCACAGCCACACGGGCGGTTACGCCGGGAGGCAGTACAGATTCCTTGTACTCCTCGTCCTGGGCATCGAATACTTCGGTGCAGGGCATGGAAACCACGCGAATCTTCTTGCCTTCTTCTGTCAGTTGCTTGGCAGCATCCATGGCCAGGGCCACTTCGGAACCTGTGGCGATGATGATGGCATCAGGCGTACCGTCGCAATCTTCCAGAATGTAACCACCATGGGCGATGAGAGACAGTTGATCGTCAGAGCGCACCTGGTGGGGCAAACCCTGGCGGGAGAAGATCAGACAGGAAGGGCCGTCCTTTTTCTCGATGGCGCATTTCCAGGCTACGGCGGTTTCCACCGCATCGCAGGGACGCCAGGTGCTCATGTTGGGAATCAGGCGCAAAGTGGAGATCTGCTCGATGGGCTGGTGAGTAGGACCGTCTTCGCCCAGGCCAATGGAATCGTGGGTATAAACGAACAGACTGCGAATCCCCATGAGAGCCGCCATGCGCAGGGCGTTGCGGGCATACTCGGAGAACATCAGGAAGGTGCCGCCGAAGGGTATGAAACCCCCGTGCAGGGTAACGCCATTCATGATGGCGGACATACCGAACTCGCGCACACCATAGGAGATATAGTTACCGTCGGCAACCGTATCGGTGATGGTCTTGGCATCCGGCCAGGAGGTCAGGTTGGACGGAGTCAGGTCGGCAGAACCGCCCAGGAACTCGGGCAGGGCTGCGGCATAGGCGGTAATGGCCTTCTGGGAAGCCTGGCGGGTCGCCGGGCTGGCGGCCGCTTCATCCGTGGCCTTGATGTAGTCATCGGCAACCTGCTGCCAGTTGTCCGGAAGATCACCGTTCATGCGGCGCTCGAACTCGGCCGCCAGCTCAGGATAGGCTGCCTTGTAGGCCGCAAACTTCTCGGCCCAGGCATCTTCAGCCGCCTTGCCTTTTTCCCTGGCATCCCAACCGGCGTAGATCTCGTCGGGAATCTCGAAAGGCGCATAAGGCCAGCCCAGATTGTCCCGGGTTGCCTGAATCTCATCATCACCCAGGGGCGCGCCATGGCAGTCATGGGAACCACACAGGTTGGGTGCGCCATAGCCAATCACGGTCTTGCAGCAGATCAGAGTAGGCTTGTTGTTCACGGATTTGGCTTCATGAATGGCCTTGTCGATGGCTTCGGCATCATGACCATCCACATCGCGAATCACTTGCCAGCCATAGGCTTCAAAACGCTTGGGCGTGTCGTCTGCAAACCAGCCTTCCGTGTGGCCATCGATGGAAATACCATTGTCATCCCAGAAAGCGATGAGCTTGCCCAGACCCCAAACGCCAGCCAGAGAGCAGGCCTCGTGGGAAATACCTTCCATCATGCAGCCATCACCCAGGAACACATAGGTATTGTGATCCACGATATGGTGGCCTTCGCGGTTGAACTGGGCGGCCAGGGTACGCTCAGCCAGTGCCATGCCGACCGCGTTGGTAATGCCCTGTCCCAAAGGCCCGGTAGTGGTTTCCACACCAGGGGTATAACCGTATTCGGGGTGTCCGGGAGTCTTGGAATGCAGCTTACGGAAAGCCTTGAGGTCATCGATGCTCAAGTCGTAGCCGGTCAGGTGCAGCAGGGAGTAGATCAGCATGGAACCATGGCCATTGGACAACACGAAGCGGTCTCGGTCAGCCCAACCAGGGTTGGAGGGGTTGTGTTTCATGTGGCCGTTCCACAACACTTCAGCGATATCCGCCATACCCATGGGTGCACCCGGGTGTCCGGAATTAGCTTTTTGAACAGCATCCATGCTCAGTGCACGGATAGCATTTGCAAGATCTTTACGCGAGGACATAAGCCCCTCCCTATTTCAAGCTGATGAAAAACTCTGCCCCTCCACCTGTGCCGGAGGAAGGCCGGTTTTGAAGTTGCGGGGACATGGGCTGTAGCGTCCCCGTAGAAAATTCAATATTCAGTATTTGGAAAGCATAACCCCTGTGGCCAGCCAGCAACTACCGATGTTTTGAATATGCCCATAAACTGAAATTTGGTTCGGACATTCCCTGCACGAAAAAAACAAATGCCTTCATATTGTTAGGGGACTTTTCTCAATGAAACGTAGGGTATTCCATTCCTGCCTCATTCCTTTAACTCATCGATCCATTTGATGGAGCACCCCATGCTGGGCACCTGTTCTTCCGGGCCGCGCCCTGTTTCCGCCACTTGCCGCATGGCCTCGAACAGATCCCGGCGCGCATCTTCCTCTGCCGCCTGTTTGCCGCTCGCATCCAGACGTCCCCGGTACTGAAGCTCCAGATCGGCATTGTAACCAAAGAAGTCCGGAGTGCAGACTGCGCCATATGCCTTGGCCACCGCCTGGGTTTCATCCAGCAGATAAGGAAAGGGAAAATCATTCACCTGTGCCACCCGCTGCATATTCTCGAAAGAGTCTTCTGTATATTGACGGGGATCGTTGGACATGATCGCCACGGAATTGACC
This sequence is a window from Thiolapillus brandeum. Protein-coding genes within it:
- the tkt gene encoding transketolase, encoding MSSRKDLANAIRALSMDAVQKANSGHPGAPMGMADIAEVLWNGHMKHNPSNPGWADRDRFVLSNGHGSMLIYSLLHLTGYDLSIDDLKAFRKLHSKTPGHPEYGYTPGVETTTGPLGQGITNAVGMALAERTLAAQFNREGHHIVDHNTYVFLGDGCMMEGISHEACSLAGVWGLGKLIAFWDDNGISIDGHTEGWFADDTPKRFEAYGWQVIRDVDGHDAEAIDKAIHEAKSVNNKPTLICCKTVIGYGAPNLCGSHDCHGAPLGDDEIQATRDNLGWPYAPFEIPDEIYAGWDAREKGKAAEDAWAEKFAAYKAAYPELAAEFERRMNGDLPDNWQQVADDYIKATDEAAASPATRQASQKAITAYAAALPEFLGGSADLTPSNLTSWPDAKTITDTVADGNYISYGVREFGMSAIMNGVTLHGGFIPFGGTFLMFSEYARNALRMAALMGIRSLFVYTHDSIGLGEDGPTHQPIEQISTLRLIPNMSTWRPCDAVETAVAWKCAIEKKDGPSCLIFSRQGLPHQVRSDDQLSLIAHGGYILEDCDGTPDAIIIATGSEVALAMDAAKQLTEEGKKIRVVSMPCTEVFDAQDEEYKESVLPPGVTARVAVEAGVTDFWYKYVGNTGRVIGIDRFGESAPANELFPHFGFTVDHVVGAVKGVM
- a CDS encoding thioredoxin family protein, producing the protein MVSLQTPVCDLGKPAIDFSLPGVDGKIWTLDDCKGEKGLLVMFICNHCPYVKAILDRLVRDARDLRELGVNSVAIMSNDPRQYTEDSFENMQRVAQVNDFPFPYLLDETQAVAKAYGAVCTPDFFGYNADLELQYRGRLDASGKQAAEEDARRDLFEAMRQVAETGRGPEEQVPSMGCSIKWIDELKE